A stretch of DNA from Candidatus Nomurabacteria bacterium:
GTAGCAGTTGAGCTTTTGCGCCTACCTAGTCCGTAATAATATTGTTTTGCTGTTGCCATATGATTATTTTACCCTATCCTGCTTTATTTTAACTTTAGTTTAGTTGGTTTTTGAGCCTCTTGTTTGTGCTCCATACCTGGGTAAATGCGAAGTCTTTGCATCATAGCTGGCCTTAATTTATTTTTAGGAAGCATGCCATAAACGGCGTTTTGGATAGCCTTAGATGGATCTTTTTCTAGAACCTGAGCAAGAGTTTGCTCGCGAAGACCTCCTGGATATCCAGAATAATTATAATATCGTTTATTGTTCAGCTTTGCTCCAGTAACTTTTAAATTTCTCGCATTTATTACTACTACGTTGTCACCACCATCAACATGAGGAGTGTATGTTACTTTATTTTTACCACTTAAGGTTTTG
This window harbors:
- the rplM gene encoding 50S ribosomal protein L13, yielding MKTFVQNPNDVTRDWYIVDASEISLGRLATIVAKTLSGKNKVTYTPHVDGGDNVVVINARNLKVTGAKLNNKRYYNYSGYPGGLREQTLAQVLEKDPSKAIQNAVYGMLPKNKLRPAMMQRLRIYPGMEHKQEAQKPTKLKLK